In bacterium, a single genomic region encodes these proteins:
- the rpsA gene encoding 30S ribosomal protein S1 has protein sequence MDPIDLQEVEEAAEEKSFAELLAETQLERERLERGQRVEGVVVQITPEWVFLDMGGKSEGVIDRKEFLDEQGKLTVRVGDTVGAYYLAMRNNERIFTTRITGGQAARNFLQEAYRNAIPVEGSVEREVKGGFEIKVAGGLKGFCPFSHMELYRVADPSTFLGRRLEFRIIDYADGGRRLVLSRRALLEEQKAQRKEELKELIKEGMLVKGKVVSIRDFGAFLDIGGVQGLLPVSEVALERVQRIKDHLSIGQELEVVILQLDWEKDRITLSLRQTLPDPWENVAQRYPEGSRHTGKIVRLTAFGAFVSLEPGLDGLIHLSRLGAGKRISHPKEVLSQGQEVTVKVESLDPERKRLSLSLADEQDQEESSESQILEDYKKKAVTSPVTFGDLLKEKLTSQPE, from the coding sequence ATGGATCCTATAGACTTGCAAGAAGTGGAAGAAGCTGCAGAGGAGAAAAGTTTTGCCGAGCTCTTGGCGGAAACCCAGTTGGAGCGTGAGCGTTTGGAGCGGGGCCAGCGGGTGGAGGGAGTCGTGGTGCAGATAACCCCAGAATGGGTCTTCTTGGACATGGGAGGCAAGAGCGAGGGCGTGATTGACCGCAAGGAATTCCTGGATGAGCAGGGAAAGTTAACTGTTCGGGTGGGTGACACGGTTGGAGCCTATTATTTGGCCATGCGCAACAACGAGAGGATCTTCACCACACGAATCACAGGAGGTCAGGCTGCCAGGAACTTCCTCCAGGAGGCGTACAGAAATGCCATCCCCGTGGAGGGATCAGTAGAGAGAGAGGTGAAAGGAGGTTTTGAGATAAAGGTTGCAGGCGGCCTCAAGGGCTTTTGCCCTTTCTCCCACATGGAACTTTACAGGGTGGCCGATCCATCTACATTTCTGGGCCGACGGCTGGAGTTCAGGATCATAGATTATGCCGATGGGGGAAGGCGTCTGGTCTTATCCAGAAGAGCCCTCTTGGAGGAACAGAAGGCCCAGCGCAAAGAGGAGCTTAAAGAGCTAATCAAGGAAGGCATGTTAGTCAAGGGAAAAGTTGTTTCCATAAGGGACTTTGGAGCTTTCCTGGACATCGGTGGCGTTCAGGGCCTGCTTCCTGTATCGGAGGTGGCACTGGAAAGGGTTCAGCGCATAAAGGATCACCTGAGTATCGGCCAGGAGCTGGAAGTGGTTATTCTTCAACTGGATTGGGAAAAGGACCGTATCACCTTGAGCCTCAGACAGACTCTTCCGGATCCTTGGGAAAATGTGGCCCAACGCTATCCCGAAGGCTCCAGGCACACAGGCAAGATTGTCAGATTGACGGCCTTTGGCGCCTTTGTCTCCTTGGAGCCTGGCTTAGACGGCCTGATCCACCTTTCACGTCTGGGAGCTGGAAAGCGTATAAGCCATCCCAAGGAGGTTCTTTCCCAGGGGCAGGAAGTGACGGTGAAGGTGGAATCTCTGGACCCGGAGAGGAAAAGGCTCTCCCTTTCTCTGGCAGATGAGCAAGATCAAGAGGAAAGCTCAGAATCCCAGATTCTGGAGGATTACAAGAAAAAGGCAGTTACTTCCCCTGTCACTTTTGGTGACCTACTAAAGGAAAAGCTGACATCCCAGCCTGAATGA
- a CDS encoding MoaD/ThiS family protein, whose translation MVRPRESGKEKESVRVQVRLYSTLSRYAPAEAGPFLLVLPWGATVASAIEALGIPEDTAKVVLVNGRHASLSYSLCEGDILVLFPPVEGG comes from the coding sequence ATGGTAAGACCCAGGGAATCGGGCAAGGAAAAAGAATCAGTTCGTGTTCAGGTAAGGCTTTATTCCACCTTGAGCAGGTATGCTCCTGCCGAGGCAGGGCCTTTTCTTCTGGTGTTGCCATGGGGGGCCACCGTAGCCTCGGCCATAGAAGCCCTGGGAATTCCTGAAGATACAGCAAAGGTTGTACTGGTTAACGGGCGGCACGCTTCCCTCTCGTATTCCCTGTGCGAAGGCGACATCTTGGTACTTTTTCCCCCGGTGGAAGGGGGATGA
- a CDS encoding DMT family protein produces the protein MKLLPVLLLVFSNLFMTYAWYGHLKDMRAKPLLMVIALSWSIAFFEYCLQVPANRMGSAYFTLPQLKVMQEIVAMVVFAGFCFFYMRQNLTWDFLWASLCLAGAAFFMFRNMPLN, from the coding sequence ATGAAGCTGCTGCCTGTGTTGCTACTTGTCTTCTCGAATCTCTTTATGACCTACGCCTGGTACGGCCATTTGAAGGACATGCGCGCAAAGCCTTTACTGATGGTCATAGCCTTGAGCTGGAGCATTGCCTTCTTTGAATATTGCCTGCAGGTACCGGCCAACCGAATGGGAAGTGCATACTTCACCCTGCCACAGCTCAAGGTAATGCAGGAGATAGTGGCCATGGTGGTTTTCGCAGGCTTCTGCTTTTTTTACATGCGGCAGAACCTTACCTGGGATTTCCTTTGGGCAAGCCTTTGTCTGGCAGGAGCGGCCTTCTTCATGTTCCGCAATATGCCCTTGAACTGA
- a CDS encoding caspase family protein, with protein sequence MNPLCMTFAGVAFSLICSLASSPQSSCWAQSKEPVLSLETGTHTGRITALDADSSGRLLVTTATDKTARVWDISRGEEPVLLNTLRPPIGPGMEGKLYAVAISPDARTVACAGQTGRSWEGETSIYLFDPTTGQLLKRLKGQRSTVHHLAFSPEGRLLAAILFKGGIRLFNSEGELIAKDEHYETKGMRACFNASGSLLATSSMDGLVRVYEIKDLWGQRGAVLDIRPVSTFRPQAGRVPVGISFSPDGSKLAVGFQDIAKVEVLELRTTTLSHGFVPDCSGMGRSRNLTLVAWSRDGRHLFAAGGYASKGVWQIRRWDRGGRGDYIDMPAGQGPVSDLVSLPSGDMAFSTYEPATFGILDASGRRRLIKESPIANHRSNQDNLLISPDGWTVQFAFEAMGKAPCVFSVPERNLSDLTYSLLGGIKSALTMSAPVTEGTGVTDWKGSTSPKLDGKPLQIPAGGLSRSMVVLPDLSGFILGTDWSLTRYDRSGKIIWSVPVNCAFAVNTNGRVVVGAMGDGTIRWYRVSDGLELLALFPHKDRKRWILWTPSGYYHSSPGGEDLIGWHVNRGKDREGDFFPASRFRSMYARPDVIDSIYVTLDEKEALLAANRESGRQEIQPPSLEEKLPPVVRILSPLDNTEISSPAVRISYSASSQEPLTGLRVMIDGRPALKVDDSSKIKSSGELTLSVPARDLELSLIAENRHAPSEPATIRLRWRGAAAKEEFQIKPKLYILAVGVSQYQDEGLRLGFAAKDALDFGKLWQQQGVMYAGVEARILTDAQATKGNILDGLEWLQRQVTQKDVAILFFAGHGINDPNGMFYFLPVDADIEKLKRTGISQADITSTVATLAGKVLVFMDACHSGNLMGKLKRRAALDVTSVINELASAENGAIVFSSATGRQYSLENPDWRNGAFTLALLEGIRGKADFRGSGRITVNMLDLYVSERVKELTEGKQTPTTVKPPNVPDFPVALRR encoded by the coding sequence ATGAATCCTCTTTGTATGACCTTTGCTGGAGTGGCCTTTTCCCTCATTTGCTCTCTTGCCTCCAGCCCCCAATCCTCCTGTTGGGCCCAGTCCAAGGAGCCTGTCCTGAGCCTCGAGACAGGCACCCACACCGGTCGCATAACGGCCTTAGATGCGGATTCCTCCGGGCGGCTACTTGTGACCACGGCAACGGACAAGACCGCCAGGGTCTGGGACATCTCCCGCGGGGAAGAGCCGGTACTCTTGAACACCCTTCGCCCGCCCATAGGCCCGGGTATGGAGGGGAAGCTCTATGCAGTGGCCATCTCCCCTGACGCAAGGACAGTGGCCTGTGCAGGGCAAACGGGTAGGTCCTGGGAGGGGGAGACCTCCATTTACCTCTTCGATCCCACAACTGGGCAGCTTCTCAAGCGTCTTAAGGGACAGCGAAGCACAGTCCATCACCTGGCTTTTTCACCTGAAGGTAGGCTACTTGCAGCAATTCTGTTTAAGGGAGGGATAAGGCTCTTTAATTCTGAGGGCGAACTTATTGCCAAGGACGAGCATTATGAAACTAAGGGCATGAGAGCCTGCTTCAATGCATCAGGCTCCCTCCTGGCCACCTCCTCCATGGACGGCCTGGTCCGAGTTTATGAAATCAAGGACCTTTGGGGGCAAAGGGGTGCTGTGCTTGACATCAGGCCGGTGTCCACTTTTCGACCTCAGGCAGGCAGGGTCCCCGTTGGAATCTCCTTCTCTCCTGACGGGAGCAAATTGGCTGTTGGGTTTCAGGACATTGCCAAGGTGGAAGTCCTGGAGCTGAGAACCACCACTCTCTCCCATGGATTTGTACCTGACTGCTCGGGCATGGGCAGGAGCCGAAACCTCACCCTGGTTGCATGGTCTAGGGATGGCAGACATCTTTTTGCTGCTGGAGGATACGCATCAAAGGGGGTCTGGCAGATCAGGAGGTGGGATCGGGGAGGAAGGGGCGATTACATAGACATGCCTGCCGGTCAGGGCCCAGTGTCGGACCTGGTTTCCCTTCCATCAGGTGACATGGCCTTTTCCACGTACGAGCCGGCCACCTTCGGGATCCTGGATGCAAGCGGCAGAAGGAGGCTCATCAAGGAGTCCCCGATTGCCAATCACAGGAGCAACCAAGACAACCTCTTAATTTCCCCGGACGGATGGACCGTTCAGTTCGCCTTCGAGGCCATGGGCAAGGCCCCATGCGTGTTTTCTGTGCCAGAAAGGAATCTCTCCGATCTCACCTACAGCCTCTTGGGAGGAATCAAGTCCGCTCTTACCATGAGTGCCCCGGTCACGGAGGGGACGGGCGTCACGGACTGGAAGGGCTCCACGTCTCCCAAACTGGACGGCAAGCCGCTGCAGATCCCGGCTGGAGGGCTCTCGCGCTCCATGGTGGTGCTTCCCGACCTCTCAGGTTTCATCCTCGGGACGGACTGGTCCCTGACCCGGTACGACCGCAGCGGTAAGATAATCTGGAGCGTGCCCGTCAACTGTGCCTTTGCCGTGAACACCAACGGAAGGGTCGTCGTGGGGGCCATGGGAGATGGGACCATTCGCTGGTATCGCGTATCGGACGGCCTGGAACTGCTGGCTCTCTTCCCGCACAAGGACCGAAAACGCTGGATCCTCTGGACACCTTCTGGGTACTATCACTCCTCGCCAGGGGGAGAGGACCTGATTGGATGGCACGTGAACCGGGGAAAGGACCGTGAGGGGGACTTCTTCCCGGCCTCGCGTTTTCGATCCATGTACGCCAGGCCCGATGTCATAGACAGCATCTATGTCACTCTGGATGAGAAGGAGGCCTTGCTGGCGGCCAACCGTGAATCAGGGCGGCAGGAGATCCAGCCTCCCTCTTTGGAGGAAAAACTTCCTCCTGTGGTGCGCATCCTCTCGCCTCTGGACAACACCGAGATCTCATCGCCCGCGGTGAGGATCAGTTACTCGGCCAGCAGTCAGGAGCCCCTTACCGGGCTCAGGGTCATGATAGATGGCAGACCGGCCCTGAAGGTGGATGACTCGAGCAAGATCAAGAGTTCGGGGGAACTTACCCTGTCCGTTCCTGCACGAGACCTGGAACTTTCCCTCATAGCCGAGAACCGCCATGCCCCCAGCGAGCCTGCCACAATCAGGCTCAGGTGGCGAGGTGCAGCGGCCAAGGAGGAGTTTCAGATCAAGCCCAAGCTCTACATCCTCGCCGTAGGGGTGAGCCAGTATCAGGACGAGGGGTTGAGGCTCGGGTTTGCGGCCAAGGATGCATTGGATTTCGGCAAGCTGTGGCAGCAGCAAGGGGTCATGTACGCAGGCGTGGAGGCCAGGATACTCACGGACGCCCAGGCCACCAAGGGAAACATCCTAGACGGGCTGGAGTGGCTCCAGAGACAGGTCACCCAGAAGGACGTGGCCATTCTCTTCTTCGCAGGTCACGGCATCAATGACCCCAACGGGATGTTCTACTTCCTGCCCGTAGATGCCGACATCGAGAAACTCAAGCGCACGGGGATCTCCCAGGCGGACATAACCTCCACGGTGGCCACTCTGGCGGGCAAGGTCCTGGTCTTCATGGACGCCTGCCACTCAGGAAACCTCATGGGCAAGCTCAAGCGAAGGGCGGCCCTGGACGTGACATCCGTGATCAACGAGCTGGCCAGCGCCGAAAACGGAGCCATTGTCTTCTCCTCGGCCACCGGGAGGCAGTATTCACTAGAGAACCCAGATTGGAGAAATGGGGCCTTTACCCTGGCCTTGCTAGAAGGCATAAGGGGAAAGGCAGATTTTAGGGGAAGCGGCAGGATAACGGTCAACATGCTGGACCTCTATGTCTCAGAGAGGGTCAAGGAGCTCACAGAGGGTAAACAAACTCCGACCACGGTAAAGCCGCCCAATGTCCCGGACTTCCCCGTGGCCTTGAGGAGGTGA
- a CDS encoding aldehyde ferredoxin oxidoreductase family protein produces MKGWTGRVLRVDLGEGRIWEEELKEDVLRNFIGGRGLGINYLLREADPKGDPFCGKNPLIMMAGPLTGTGAPTGARYMVTTLSPLTGAITCSNSGGMFPAELRKAGWDGIVFTGKAAHPVYLWVNGRKAELRDATDLWGKTTHETHEALRLQTDPQAKVACIGPAGERLVRFASIMNDKDRAAGRSGVGAVMGSKNLKAVVVRGKEKIPLYDPAGFKQIVSGILKKFNDTYKQSPPPLRLHGTAVTVMATQNYGVFPTRNFQTGVFPGWEAIHGETLSKKFLVTHKACFACPISCGRVTRVTEPPFQGEGEGPEYETVYALGSNCGVDNLAAVTKANYICNELGLDTISMGSTIACAMEMAERGFLSEKEIGRPLSFGDAETLVELTRMTGLRQGFGDLLAEGSLRLATRYGHPELAMVSKGQDFAGYEPRGEQGMGLAYATSPIGASHMRGDPAYFELLGVPCNVDPLSWKDKPPVVAKWQDLFCIIDSAGLCVFFSVRNLIRPELMAPPVGIMELLNAATGAGYTLEELEKAGERIFNAERLFLVKAGFSREHDSLPPRMLREPLPEGPGKGMVCHLEEMLNEYYDVRGWTQDGVPTTEKLRELGLL; encoded by the coding sequence ATGAAAGGCTGGACGGGAAGGGTGCTTAGGGTGGATTTGGGAGAAGGCAGGATATGGGAGGAAGAGCTCAAGGAAGATGTGCTTAGGAATTTCATAGGCGGAAGGGGGCTGGGAATAAACTATCTCCTCAGAGAAGCCGATCCCAAGGGGGATCCTTTCTGCGGTAAGAATCCTCTCATCATGATGGCCGGGCCTCTCACAGGTACTGGGGCCCCCACAGGAGCCCGCTACATGGTGACCACCTTGTCTCCTCTTACCGGCGCCATTACATGTTCCAACTCAGGGGGCATGTTTCCGGCTGAACTTCGAAAGGCTGGCTGGGATGGCATAGTCTTCACTGGGAAGGCGGCCCATCCCGTTTACCTTTGGGTAAATGGCCGAAAAGCAGAGCTAAGGGATGCCACAGATCTCTGGGGAAAGACCACTCACGAGACCCATGAGGCCCTCAGGCTTCAGACCGACCCTCAGGCCAAGGTGGCCTGCATTGGGCCAGCAGGGGAGCGCCTGGTGCGATTTGCCTCCATAATGAATGACAAAGACCGGGCCGCGGGGCGTTCTGGTGTGGGAGCTGTAATGGGATCCAAGAACCTCAAGGCAGTGGTGGTAAGGGGCAAAGAAAAGATTCCTCTTTATGATCCCGCCGGATTCAAGCAGATAGTCTCTGGAATCCTCAAGAAGTTCAACGACACTTATAAACAAAGTCCACCACCCCTTCGTCTGCATGGCACGGCGGTAACGGTAATGGCCACGCAAAACTACGGAGTTTTCCCAACCCGGAACTTTCAAACAGGAGTCTTCCCTGGTTGGGAGGCCATTCACGGGGAGACCCTCAGCAAAAAATTCCTGGTTACACACAAGGCTTGTTTCGCCTGTCCCATATCCTGCGGTAGGGTGACCAGGGTAACGGAACCTCCCTTCCAGGGAGAGGGGGAGGGGCCTGAGTATGAGACTGTTTACGCCTTGGGTTCTAACTGTGGGGTGGACAACCTGGCGGCCGTAACCAAGGCCAACTATATTTGCAATGAGCTGGGATTGGACACCATTTCCATGGGCTCCACCATTGCCTGTGCCATGGAAATGGCCGAAAGGGGATTTCTCTCGGAAAAAGAAATTGGAAGGCCCCTCTCATTCGGGGATGCCGAGACTCTTGTGGAACTGACCAGGATGACAGGATTGAGACAAGGCTTCGGTGATCTGCTGGCTGAGGGAAGCCTGAGACTGGCCACCCGTTATGGCCATCCTGAGCTGGCCATGGTTTCAAAGGGGCAGGATTTTGCCGGATACGAGCCCAGGGGAGAGCAGGGCATGGGCTTGGCATATGCCACATCTCCCATCGGAGCTTCCCATATGAGAGGGGATCCCGCTTATTTTGAGCTGCTTGGGGTGCCTTGCAACGTGGATCCCCTAAGCTGGAAAGACAAGCCGCCGGTGGTGGCCAAGTGGCAGGATCTGTTTTGTATCATAGACTCGGCCGGACTTTGCGTTTTTTTCTCAGTACGAAATCTAATCCGTCCGGAGTTGATGGCACCACCAGTAGGGATCATGGAGCTGCTCAATGCAGCCACGGGAGCTGGATATACCCTTGAGGAGCTGGAAAAAGCAGGAGAGCGCATCTTCAATGCCGAAAGGCTTTTTCTGGTGAAAGCGGGCTTTTCCAGGGAACATGACAGCTTGCCTCCCCGCATGTTGCGTGAACCTCTGCCTGAAGGTCCTGGCAAGGGCATGGTTTGCCATCTGGAGGAGATGCTCAATGAATACTATGATGTCAGGGGTTGGACTCAAGACGGGGTGCCCACCACAGAAAAGCTGAGGGAGTTGGGGCTTCTCTGA
- a CDS encoding desulfoferrodoxin family protein, producing MGTDLGRREFTLLLLGLGVSLFVPGRAHADKAGASIQGPASAKKGEEITLRITFTHNSNSSSHFIEWARVMVNEKETARWDFSPAKLPEGPNFVREIKIPAQSPLRVAAQASCNKHGSKGMAVLDIQVS from the coding sequence ATGGGAACAGATCTAGGCAGAAGAGAATTCACGTTATTGCTCTTGGGTTTAGGTGTAAGCCTGTTTGTACCTGGCCGGGCCCATGCCGACAAGGCAGGTGCCTCCATCCAGGGGCCTGCCAGTGCCAAGAAAGGAGAAGAGATCACCCTAAGGATAACCTTCACACATAACAGCAATTCCTCTTCACATTTCATAGAGTGGGCCCGTGTGATGGTAAACGAAAAAGAAACAGCCAGGTGGGACTTTTCTCCTGCCAAGCTTCCCGAAGGTCCTAACTTTGTAAGGGAGATAAAAATCCCTGCACAAAGTCCTCTTCGTGTGGCAGCCCAGGCAAGCTGCAACAAGCATGGAAGCAAAGGAATGGCTGTCTTGGATATACAGGTGAGTTAG
- a CDS encoding flavodoxin family protein — protein MTINILGVCASPVEGGNTEVFLRRALDAAQAEAGVKTTLVALAKKRVEGCKHCNWCMSKQTPKDFCAQKDYMAEIYPLVLRAEVLLLATPVYIGRLSGYLANFMDRLRAFIYGKVYKGPLVNKVGGALAVGWYRHAGIETALQSVVAGFLTLGMIPVNTPHCPWGAPAVASRGGTGTFDKKLRHGVLEDAWGLEAAEALARRAVYLARKLNA, from the coding sequence ATGACCATCAACATTCTGGGAGTATGTGCCAGCCCAGTAGAGGGAGGCAACACAGAGGTTTTCCTGCGCAGGGCCTTGGATGCCGCCCAAGCCGAGGCCGGGGTTAAGACCACGTTGGTTGCTCTTGCCAAGAAGCGCGTAGAGGGATGTAAACACTGCAATTGGTGCATGAGCAAACAAACCCCCAAAGATTTCTGCGCTCAAAAGGACTATATGGCTGAAATATACCCCTTGGTCCTGAGGGCAGAGGTCTTGTTGCTGGCAACCCCGGTTTACATAGGCAGGCTTTCGGGGTATTTGGCCAATTTCATGGACCGGCTCAGGGCCTTTATCTATGGAAAGGTCTACAAAGGGCCCCTGGTAAATAAGGTGGGGGGAGCCTTGGCCGTAGGCTGGTACAGACACGCAGGAATCGAGACAGCCCTCCAGAGCGTGGTTGCGGGTTTTCTCACCCTGGGCATGATCCCGGTGAACACACCCCATTGCCCATGGGGAGCCCCGGCTGTGGCCTCCCGAGGAGGAACTGGCACTTTTGACAAGAAGCTGCGCCATGGGGTGCTTGAGGACGCCTGGGGGCTGGAGGCAGCAGAAGCCTTGGCAAGAAGAGCCGTTTATCTGGCACGAAAGCTCAATGCCTGA